A genomic window from Polaribacter gangjinensis includes:
- a CDS encoding DUF3467 domain-containing protein has translation MEENQHKDGQLNIELDQEIAEGTYSNLAIINHSISEFIVDFINIMPGVPKARVKSRIILTPQHAKRLAKALADNVRKFEQANGEIKDYEQSPIPMNFGPTGQA, from the coding sequence ATGGAAGAAAATCAACATAAAGACGGACAATTAAATATAGAATTAGATCAAGAGATTGCTGAAGGAACGTATTCTAATCTAGCAATCATAAATCATTCTATTTCAGAATTTATTGTCGATTTTATCAATATCATGCCAGGAGTCCCAAAAGCAAGAGTAAAATCAAGAATCATTTTAACGCCACAACATGCCAAAAGATTGGCAAAAGCGTTGGCAGATAATGTACGTAAATTTGAACAAGCGAATGGAGAAATTAAAGATTATGAGCAGTCTCCAATTCCTATGAATTTTGGACCAACAGGACAGGCATAA
- the rpoC gene encoding DNA-directed RNA polymerase subunit beta' produces the protein MTRKQEKYTVKKFNKISIGLASPESILEVSKGEVLKPETINYRTHKPERDGLFCERIFGPVKDYECACGKYKRIRYKGIVCDRCGVEVTEKKVRRDRVGHINLVVPVAHIWYFRSLPNKMGYLLGLPSKKLDMIIYYERYVVIQAGIAKNADGEPLRKLDFLTEEEYLDILDSLPKENQYLDDSDPNKFIAKMGAECLIDLLARIDLDALSFELRHKANTESSKQRKTEALKRLNVVEAFRESVLNRENKPEWMIMKAIPVIPPELRPLVPLDGGRFATSDLNDLYRRVIIRNNRLKRLVEIKAPEVILRNEKRMLQESVDSLFDNTRKSSAVKTESNRPLKSLSDSLKGKQGRFRQNLLGKRVDYSARSVIVVGPELKMHECGLPKDMAAELYKPFVIRKLIERGIVKTVKSAKKIIDRKEPVVWDILENVIKGHPVLLNRAPTLHRLGIQAFQPKLIEGKAIQLHPLVCTAFNADFDGDQMAVHLPLGPEAILEAQILMLASHNILNPANGAPVTVPSQDMVLGLYYMTKERLSTPEVKVKGEGLTFYSPEEVTIAFNEEKVDLNASIKVRTQDIDDKGNQVTKIIKTTVGRVLFNEVVPAEAGFVNEVLTKKNLRGIIGKILKVTDIPTTGKFLDEIKNMGFKFAFQGGLSFSLGDIIIPEEKYKMIAEANEEVDIIVTNYNMGMLTQKERYNQVIDVWGSTNNRLTELSMKNLREDKQGFNSVYMMLDSGARGSKEQIRQLTGMRGLMAKPKKSTASGGEIIENPILSNFKEGLSILEYFISTHGARKGLADTALKTADAGYLTRRLVDVSQDVIINEEDCGTLRGLEVTALKKNDEIVESLADRIEGRVILQDVYHPLTDELIIKANQPISSKLAEEIEASGIDVVEVRSALTCESAQGICAKCYGQSLSTLNKVQIGEAVGVIAAQSIGEPGTQLTLRTFHVGGVAGNISEENKLTARFSGNVAIEDLRTVEGKDNDGNKVDIVISRTAEIKIIDNKTGITLSTNIIPYGSIVFDKDRKTIKKGEVIVQWDPFNGVIVSEFAGIVKFDNLEQGINYAVEIDEQTGFQEKVITESKNKRLIASLIIEDKDGNALRSYSLPVGAHLMVDNGDKVESGKTLVKIPRKSGKAGDITGGLPRVTELFEARNPSNPSVVAEIDGVVSFGKIKRGNREIIIESKTGEVMKYLVKLSNQILVQENDFIKAGMPLCDGAITPTDILNIKGPSAVQEFIVNEIQEVYRLQGVKINDKHFEVVVRQMMRKVRIIDSGDTLFLENQLVHKNDFIEENDAIYGMKVVEDAGDSENLKPGQIISARQLRDENSLLIRNDQKLVEARDARPATAEQVLQGITRASLQTKSFISAASFQETTKVLNEAAVSGKVDTLEGLKENVIVGKKIPAGTGMRAYDNIIVGPKDEIERSF, from the coding sequence ATGACAAGAAAACAAGAAAAGTACACCGTAAAAAAGTTTAATAAAATCTCTATAGGTTTAGCGTCTCCTGAATCTATTTTAGAAGTTTCTAAAGGAGAGGTTTTAAAACCAGAAACGATTAATTACCGTACACACAAACCAGAGAGAGATGGTTTGTTTTGTGAGCGAATTTTTGGTCCTGTAAAAGACTATGAATGTGCTTGCGGAAAATATAAAAGAATTCGATACAAAGGAATTGTATGTGATCGATGTGGAGTTGAAGTTACCGAAAAGAAAGTTCGTAGAGATAGAGTTGGTCACATCAATTTAGTAGTTCCTGTTGCGCACATTTGGTACTTTAGATCATTGCCTAATAAAATGGGATACCTTTTAGGATTGCCATCTAAAAAATTAGACATGATTATTTACTACGAGCGTTACGTAGTAATTCAAGCAGGTATTGCAAAAAATGCTGACGGTGAACCGTTACGTAAATTAGATTTCTTAACAGAAGAAGAATATTTAGATATTTTAGACAGTCTTCCAAAAGAAAATCAATATTTAGACGATTCAGATCCAAACAAGTTTATTGCTAAAATGGGTGCTGAATGTTTAATCGATTTATTAGCAAGAATTGATTTGGATGCATTGTCATTCGAATTAAGACACAAAGCAAATACGGAGTCTTCTAAACAACGTAAAACGGAAGCTTTAAAAAGATTGAATGTTGTTGAGGCGTTTAGAGAATCTGTTTTAAACAGAGAAAATAAACCTGAGTGGATGATTATGAAAGCAATTCCAGTAATCCCACCAGAGTTACGTCCATTAGTGCCTTTAGATGGTGGTCGTTTTGCAACTTCCGATTTGAATGATTTGTACAGAAGAGTAATCATCCGTAACAATCGTTTAAAAAGATTGGTTGAAATTAAAGCTCCTGAGGTAATTTTACGTAATGAAAAACGTATGTTGCAAGAATCTGTAGATTCATTATTTGACAACACACGTAAATCATCTGCTGTAAAAACAGAATCTAACAGACCTTTAAAATCATTATCTGATTCCTTAAAAGGAAAACAAGGACGTTTCCGTCAAAACTTATTAGGAAAACGTGTTGATTATTCAGCTCGTTCTGTAATTGTTGTTGGACCAGAATTGAAAATGCATGAATGTGGATTGCCAAAAGATATGGCAGCAGAATTGTACAAACCATTTGTAATCAGAAAGTTGATTGAAAGGGGTATTGTAAAAACTGTAAAATCTGCAAAGAAAATTATTGATAGAAAAGAACCAGTTGTTTGGGATATTTTAGAAAATGTAATTAAAGGTCACCCAGTATTACTAAACAGGGCTCCAACGTTACACAGACTTGGTATTCAGGCATTTCAACCAAAATTAATTGAAGGAAAAGCTATTCAATTACACCCATTAGTGTGTACTGCTTTCAACGCCGATTTTGATGGTGACCAAATGGCTGTTCATTTACCTCTAGGACCAGAGGCTATATTAGAAGCTCAAATTTTAATGTTGGCTTCTCACAATATCCTAAATCCTGCAAATGGTGCTCCTGTAACTGTACCTTCTCAAGACATGGTTCTTGGTTTGTACTATATGACAAAAGAAAGACTTTCTACTCCTGAGGTAAAAGTGAAAGGAGAAGGCTTAACTTTCTATTCTCCTGAAGAAGTTACGATTGCTTTCAATGAAGAAAAAGTAGACTTGAACGCAAGCATCAAAGTAAGAACACAAGATATTGATGATAAAGGAAATCAAGTAACTAAAATTATCAAAACTACTGTTGGTAGAGTTTTGTTTAATGAGGTTGTTCCTGCTGAAGCTGGTTTCGTAAATGAAGTACTTACTAAGAAAAACTTACGTGGAATTATTGGTAAAATTTTAAAAGTTACTGACATTCCTACTACTGGAAAATTCTTAGATGAAATTAAAAATATGGGATTCAAATTTGCCTTCCAAGGTGGATTGTCCTTCTCTTTAGGTGATATCATTATTCCTGAAGAAAAATATAAGATGATTGCTGAGGCTAATGAAGAAGTAGATATCATTGTTACAAACTATAACATGGGTATGTTAACGCAAAAAGAGCGTTACAATCAGGTAATTGATGTTTGGGGATCAACCAACAATAGATTGACTGAATTATCTATGAAAAACTTACGTGAAGATAAGCAAGGGTTTAACTCAGTATATATGATGCTTGATTCTGGTGCAAGGGGTTCTAAAGAACAAATTCGTCAGTTAACAGGTATGCGTGGTCTGATGGCAAAACCTAAAAAATCTACCGCAAGTGGAGGTGAAATTATTGAAAATCCAATTCTTTCTAACTTTAAAGAAGGATTATCAATCTTAGAATACTTTATCTCAACGCACGGAGCACGTAAAGGTTTGGCGGATACAGCTTTAAAAACTGCGGATGCTGGATATTTGACTAGAAGATTGGTTGACGTTTCTCAAGACGTAATCATTAATGAAGAAGATTGTGGAACTTTAAGAGGATTAGAGGTTACTGCATTAAAGAAAAATGACGAAATTGTTGAGTCTTTAGCTGACAGAATTGAAGGTAGAGTTATTTTACAAGATGTATATCATCCATTAACTGATGAGTTAATTATCAAAGCGAATCAACCAATATCATCTAAATTAGCTGAAGAAATTGAAGCTTCTGGAATTGATGTTGTTGAAGTACGTTCTGCATTAACTTGCGAATCTGCTCAAGGAATTTGTGCAAAATGTTATGGACAAAGTTTATCAACATTAAACAAAGTTCAAATTGGTGAAGCTGTGGGTGTAATCGCTGCTCAATCAATTGGTGAGCCTGGTACACAGTTAACTTTACGTACATTCCACGTTGGTGGTGTTGCTGGAAATATTTCAGAAGAGAATAAATTAACAGCAAGATTTAGTGGAAATGTAGCTATCGAAGATTTAAGAACAGTGGAAGGAAAAGATAATGATGGAAACAAAGTTGATATCGTTATTTCAAGAACTGCTGAAATCAAAATTATTGATAACAAAACAGGAATTACGTTAAGTACAAACATCATTCCTTATGGTTCTATAGTTTTTGATAAAGACAGAAAAACCATTAAAAAAGGTGAAGTAATTGTACAATGGGATCCATTTAACGGTGTAATTGTATCAGAATTTGCTGGAATCGTGAAGTTTGATAATTTAGAGCAAGGTATTAACTATGCTGTAGAAATTGACGAACAAACAGGTTTCCAAGAAAAAGTAATTACTGAGTCTAAAAACAAACGTTTGATAGCTTCTTTGATTATCGAAGATAAAGATGGCAATGCTTTGCGTTCATACAGTTTACCAGTTGGTGCTCACCTAATGGTAGATAATGGAGACAAAGTTGAAAGTGGAAAAACATTGGTAAAAATCCCAAGAAAATCAGGAAAAGCTGGGGATATTACAGGAGGTTTACCACGTGTAACTGAGTTATTTGAAGCAAGAAATCCTTCAAACCCATCAGTAGTTGCTGAAATTGACGGAGTTGTATCATTTGGAAAAATCAAAAGAGGAAATAGAGAAATCATTATCGAGTCTAAAACTGGCGAAGTAATGAAATATCTAGTAAAACTTTCGAATCAAATTTTAGTTCAAGAGAACGACTTTATCAAAGCTGGTATGCCTTTATGTGATGGAGCAATCACTCCAACTGATATTTTAAATATCAAAGGTCCATCTGCAGTTCAAGAATTTATCGTAAATGAAATTCAAGAAGTATATCGTTTACAAGGGGTAAAAATCAACGACAAACATTTTGAGGTTGTAGTACGTCAAATGATGCGTAAAGTTAGAATTATTGATTCAGGTGATACATTATTCCTTGAAAATCAATTAGTTCATAAAAATGACTTTATCGAAGAAAATGATGCAATCTACGGAATGAAAGTGGTTGAAGACGCTGGAGATTCTGAAAACTTAAAACCTGGTCAAATTATTTCTGCACGTCAATTGAGAGATGAAAACTCATTATTGATTAGAAATGATCAGAAATTAGTGGAAGCAAGAGACGCAAGACCAGCAACAGCTGAGCAAGTGTTACAAGGAATCACAAGAGCTTCTTTACAAACAAAATCGTTTATTTCTGCTGCTTCTTTCCAAGAAACAACGAAAGTATTGAACGAGGCTGCTGTAAGCGGAAAAGTAGATACATTAGAAGGATTGAAAGAAAATGTAATTGTAGGTAAGAAAATTCCAGCAGGTACTGGTATGAGAGCTTATGACAACATTATTGTAGGTCCTAAAGATGAAATAGAAAGAAGTTTCTAA
- the rpoB gene encoding DNA-directed RNA polymerase subunit beta codes for MATKNTTERINFATSQMIKEYPDFLDIQVKSFQDFFQLQTKAEERGEEGLYKTFMDNFPITDTRNQFVLEFLDYFVDPPRYSIQECIERGLTYSVPLKARLKLFCTDPEHEDFETIVQDVYLGTIPYMTNSGTFVINGAERVVVSQLHRSPGVFFGQSFHANGTKLYSARVIPFKGSWIEFATDINQVMYAYIDRKKKLPVTTLFRAIGFERDKDILEIFDLAEEVKVSKAGLKKVLGRKLAARVLKTWHEDFVDEDTGEVVSIERNEIIFDRDTILDKDHVDEIIESGAKTILLHKEDNQQADYAIIHNTLQKDPTNSEKEAVEHIYRQLRNAEPPDEETARGIIDKLFFSEQRYNLGEVGRFRMNTKLGLDINMDEKVLTRVDIITIIKYLIELINSKAEVDDIDHLSNRRVRTVGEQLAGQFGVGLARMARTIRERMNVRDNEVFTPIDLINAKTLSSVINSFFGTNQLSQFMDQTNPLAEITHKRRLSALGPGGLSRERAGFEVRDVHYTHYGRLCPIETPEGPNIGLISSLSVFAKVNNLGFIETPYRKVENGAVVGDDLIYLSAEEEEGKKIAQSNLELNADGTFVSDRVIAREEGDFPVVSPDVIDYMDVAPNQIASISASLIPFLEHDDANRALMGSNMMRQAVPLLRPEAPIVGTGLERRVAKDSRILINAEREGVVEYVDANKIVIKYDRSEEEKLVSFDSDEVTYNLIKFRKTNQGTSINLKPIVKRGDRVTEGQVLCEGYATQQGELALGRNMKVAFMPWKGYNFEDAIVISERVVREDIFTSIHIDEYSLDVRDTKLGSEELTNDIPNVSEEATKDLDENGMIRIGAEVNPGDILIGKITPKGESDPTPEEKLLRAIFGDKAGDVKDASLKASPSLRGVVIDKKLFKRAVKDKNKRIKDKEAVAALEASFISKFEALKDQLVEKLFNLVSGKTSQGIYNDLGEEVLPKGKKYTQKMLNSVDDYVHLSGSWTTDDDLNVLVGELIHNYKIKVNDLQGNLRREKFTISVGDELPAGILKLAKIYIAKKRKLKVGDKMAGRHGNKGIVARIVRAEDMPFLEDGTPVDIVLNPLGVPSRMNIGQIYETVLGWAGQKLDKKFATPIFDGASLDEINKYTDEAGVPRFGHTYLYDGGTGKRFDQPATVGVIYMIKLGHMIDDKMHARSIGPYSLITQQPLGGKAQFGGQRFGEMEVWALEAYGASSILREILTVKSDDVMGRAKTYEAIVKGEPMPEPGLPESFNVLMHELRGLGLDVRLEE; via the coding sequence TTGGCAACGAAAAACACTACTGAAAGAATCAACTTCGCAACTTCTCAAATGATTAAAGAATATCCAGACTTTTTGGATATTCAGGTTAAATCTTTCCAAGATTTTTTCCAACTTCAAACTAAAGCAGAAGAAAGAGGTGAAGAAGGTTTGTACAAAACCTTCATGGATAACTTTCCAATTACAGACACAAGAAATCAATTTGTACTCGAATTTTTAGATTATTTCGTTGATCCTCCTAGATACAGTATTCAAGAATGTATTGAAAGAGGTTTAACATACAGTGTGCCGTTAAAAGCACGTCTAAAATTATTTTGTACAGACCCAGAGCACGAAGATTTCGAAACTATTGTTCAAGATGTCTATCTTGGTACAATTCCTTATATGACAAACTCAGGTACCTTTGTTATCAATGGTGCTGAGCGTGTTGTTGTTTCTCAATTACACAGATCTCCAGGTGTATTTTTTGGTCAATCTTTCCATGCAAATGGAACAAAGTTGTACTCAGCTAGGGTAATTCCTTTTAAAGGTTCTTGGATCGAGTTTGCAACAGATATTAATCAAGTAATGTATGCTTACATTGATAGAAAGAAAAAATTACCAGTAACCACATTATTCAGAGCCATTGGTTTTGAAAGAGATAAAGATATTTTAGAAATTTTTGATCTTGCAGAAGAAGTAAAAGTTTCTAAAGCTGGATTGAAAAAAGTTTTAGGACGTAAATTAGCAGCTAGAGTTTTAAAAACTTGGCATGAAGATTTCGTGGATGAAGATACAGGTGAAGTAGTATCAATTGAAAGAAATGAAATCATTTTTGATCGTGATACAATTTTAGATAAAGATCATGTAGATGAAATCATAGAATCTGGTGCTAAAACTATCTTGTTACACAAAGAAGATAATCAGCAAGCAGATTATGCTATTATTCACAATACATTACAAAAAGATCCAACAAACTCTGAAAAAGAGGCTGTTGAACATATTTATAGACAATTACGTAATGCAGAACCACCAGATGAGGAAACTGCAAGAGGTATTATTGATAAATTATTTTTCTCTGAACAACGTTATAATTTAGGCGAAGTTGGTCGTTTTAGAATGAACACCAAACTTGGTTTAGATATTAACATGGATGAGAAAGTATTGACAAGAGTTGATATCATTACCATTATTAAGTATTTGATTGAGTTAATCAATTCAAAAGCTGAGGTGGATGATATTGATCACTTATCAAACAGACGTGTAAGAACTGTTGGTGAACAATTAGCAGGTCAATTTGGTGTTGGTTTAGCACGTATGGCAAGAACCATTCGTGAGCGTATGAACGTTCGTGATAACGAAGTGTTTACACCAATCGATTTGATCAATGCTAAAACATTATCATCAGTAATCAATTCTTTCTTTGGTACAAACCAGTTATCTCAGTTCATGGATCAAACAAATCCGTTAGCAGAGATTACCCACAAACGTAGATTATCTGCATTAGGACCTGGAGGTTTATCAAGAGAAAGAGCAGGTTTTGAGGTTCGTGACGTTCACTATACACATTATGGACGTTTGTGTCCAATTGAAACTCCTGAGGGACCAAATATCGGTTTGATTTCTTCACTTTCTGTTTTTGCAAAAGTGAACAATTTAGGATTTATTGAAACTCCATACCGTAAAGTTGAAAACGGAGCAGTTGTAGGTGATGATTTGATTTATTTAAGTGCAGAGGAAGAAGAAGGAAAGAAAATAGCACAATCAAATTTAGAGTTGAATGCTGATGGAACTTTTGTTTCTGATAGAGTTATTGCTCGTGAAGAAGGAGATTTCCCTGTAGTTTCTCCAGATGTAATTGATTATATGGACGTTGCTCCAAATCAAATTGCTTCGATTTCTGCGTCATTAATTCCATTTTTGGAACACGATGATGCAAACCGTGCTTTGATGGGATCAAACATGATGCGTCAAGCAGTTCCATTATTACGTCCTGAAGCTCCAATTGTTGGTACAGGATTAGAAAGAAGAGTTGCAAAAGATTCTCGTATTTTGATCAATGCTGAAAGAGAAGGAGTTGTAGAATACGTTGATGCCAACAAAATTGTTATCAAATACGATCGTTCAGAAGAAGAAAAATTAGTAAGTTTTGATTCTGATGAAGTAACCTATAATTTGATAAAATTCAGAAAAACCAACCAAGGAACATCAATCAACTTGAAACCAATTGTAAAAAGAGGTGATAGAGTAACTGAAGGACAAGTTCTTTGTGAAGGCTATGCAACACAACAAGGAGAATTAGCTTTAGGAAGAAACATGAAAGTTGCTTTCATGCCTTGGAAAGGATACAACTTCGAGGATGCAATTGTAATTTCTGAAAGAGTAGTTCGTGAAGATATTTTTACGTCTATTCATATTGATGAATATTCATTGGATGTTCGTGATACCAAATTAGGGTCAGAAGAATTAACGAATGATATTCCGAACGTTTCTGAAGAAGCTACTAAAGATTTGGATGAAAACGGAATGATTCGTATTGGAGCAGAAGTAAATCCTGGTGATATCTTAATTGGTAAAATCACACCAAAAGGAGAATCTGATCCAACTCCCGAAGAAAAATTATTACGTGCCATTTTTGGTGACAAAGCAGGTGATGTAAAAGATGCATCATTAAAAGCTTCACCATCGTTAAGAGGAGTAGTAATTGATAAAAAATTATTCAAAAGAGCTGTTAAAGATAAAAACAAGAGAATTAAAGATAAAGAAGCAGTTGCTGCATTAGAGGCATCTTTCATATCAAAATTCGAAGCTCTAAAAGATCAATTAGTTGAAAAATTATTCAACTTAGTAAGCGGAAAAACATCTCAAGGAATCTATAATGATTTGGGTGAGGAAGTATTGCCAAAAGGTAAAAAGTACACTCAAAAAATGCTAAACTCTGTAGATGATTATGTTCACTTATCAGGTTCTTGGACAACTGATGATGATTTAAATGTTTTAGTAGGAGAATTAATTCACAACTACAAAATTAAAGTAAATGACTTGCAAGGAAATCTTCGTCGTGAGAAATTTACCATTTCAGTTGGGGATGAATTACCAGCAGGAATTTTAAAACTTGCCAAAATTTACATTGCTAAAAAGCGTAAATTAAAAGTAGGTGATAAAATGGCTGGACGCCATGGAAACAAAGGTATTGTTGCTCGTATTGTAAGAGCAGAAGATATGCCGTTCTTAGAAGACGGAACACCAGTTGATATTGTTTTAAATCCATTAGGTGTACCTTCTCGTATGAATATTGGTCAGATTTATGAAACAGTTCTTGGATGGGCTGGTCAAAAATTAGACAAAAAGTTTGCAACACCAATTTTTGATGGAGCATCTTTAGACGAGATCAACAAATATACAGATGAAGCAGGCGTGCCAAGATTTGGTCATACCTACCTATATGATGGTGGTACTGGAAAACGTTTTGATCAACCTGCAACTGTTGGGGTAATTTATATGATTAAGTTAGGACACATGATTGATGATAAAATGCACGCGCGTTCTATTGGTCCTTACTCATTAATTACTCAACAACCTTTAGGAGGTAAAGCTCAATTTGGTGGTCAACGTTTTGGAGAGATGGAAGTTTGGGCATTAGAGGCTTATGGAGCATCTAGTATCCTAAGAGAAATCTTAACTGTAAAATCTGATGATGTAATGGGTAGAGCTAAAACTTACGAAGCTATCGTAAAAGGCGAACCAATGCCAGAACCAGGTTTACCAGAGTCATTTAACGTATTAATGCACGAATTGAGAGGTTTGGGCTTAGACGTAAGATTAGAAGAATAA
- the rplL gene encoding 50S ribosomal protein L7/L12 encodes MADLKDFAEQLVNLTVKEVNELAKILKDEYGIEPAAAAVAVAAGPAAGGGETAEAEEQTEFTVILKDAGASKLAVVKLVKELTGLGLKEAKGVVDSAPAPVKEGVSKDEANSLKVALEEAGAVVELK; translated from the coding sequence ATGGCAGATTTAAAAGATTTCGCAGAGCAATTAGTTAACTTAACAGTAAAAGAAGTTAACGAATTAGCTAAAATTTTAAAAGACGAGTATGGTATTGAGCCAGCAGCAGCAGCAGTAGCAGTAGCAGCAGGTCCTGCAGCAGGTGGTGGAGAAACAGCTGAAGCTGAAGAGCAAACAGAATTCACAGTTATCTTAAAAGACGCTGGTGCTTCTAAATTAGCAGTTGTTAAATTGGTTAAAGAATTAACTGGTTTAGGATTGAAAGAAGCTAAAGGTGTTGTTGATAGTGCTCCTGCACCAGTAAAAGAAGGCGTTTCTAAAGATGAGGCTAACAGCCTTAAAGTAGCTTTAGAAGAAGCTGGAGCTGTAGTAGAGCTTAAGTAA
- the rplJ gene encoding 50S ribosomal protein L10: MTREEKSQVIQDLTTTLADTNTIYLADISGMDALTTSNLRRACFKAGIQLSVVKNTLLAKAMEASDKDFGALPSVLKGNTSIMIAESSNAPAKLIKEFRKKTKNKPILKGAFAEESVYIGDDQLDALIEIKSKDQLLGELIGLLQSPAKNVVSALQSGGQKLSGIVKTLSEK, encoded by the coding sequence ATGACTAGAGAAGAGAAATCACAAGTAATACAAGATTTAACTACAACATTAGCAGATACAAATACAATTTATCTAGCAGATATTTCTGGAATGGATGCATTAACAACCTCTAACTTACGTAGAGCTTGTTTTAAAGCAGGAATCCAATTATCAGTTGTAAAAAATACATTACTAGCGAAAGCAATGGAAGCTTCAGACAAGGATTTTGGAGCATTACCATCAGTATTAAAAGGCAATACATCCATAATGATTGCAGAGTCTTCAAATGCTCCTGCAAAACTAATCAAGGAATTCAGAAAGAAAACTAAAAATAAACCTATTTTAAAAGGTGCATTTGCAGAAGAATCTGTTTACATTGGTGATGATCAATTAGATGCTCTTATTGAAATTAAATCAAAAGATCAACTACTTGGAGAACTTATTGGATTATTACAATCGCCAGCGAAAAACGTTGTTTCAGCGTTGCAATCTGGTGGACAAAAACTTTCAGGAATTGTTAAAACATTATCTGAAAAATAA
- the rplA gene encoding 50S ribosomal protein L1, translating into MAKLTKKQKEAHAKIDKSKSYDLAAASSLVKEITNVKFDASVDIAIRLGVDPRKANQMVRGVVTLPHGTGKDVKVLALVTPDKEAEAKEAGADYVGLDEYLQKIKNGWTDVDVIITLPSVMGKLGPLGRILGPRGLMPNPKTGTVTMDVAKAVQEVKAGKIDFKVDKTGIVHAAIGKVSFDAEKIAENAKEILQTVIKLKPTTAKGTYLRSIHISSTMSPAVIVDVKTV; encoded by the coding sequence ATGGCAAAATTAACAAAAAAGCAAAAAGAAGCTCACGCAAAAATTGATAAGTCTAAATCTTATGATTTGGCAGCAGCTTCATCGCTAGTCAAAGAAATTACTAATGTAAAGTTTGATGCATCAGTAGATATTGCAATTCGTTTAGGTGTTGACCCAAGAAAAGCAAATCAAATGGTGAGAGGTGTTGTTACACTTCCTCATGGAACAGGTAAAGACGTAAAAGTTTTAGCATTAGTTACTCCAGATAAAGAAGCAGAAGCTAAAGAAGCTGGCGCTGATTATGTTGGATTAGATGAATATCTTCAAAAAATTAAAAACGGTTGGACCGATGTTGATGTTATTATTACATTACCAAGTGTAATGGGTAAATTAGGTCCTTTAGGAAGAATTTTAGGTCCTAGAGGTTTAATGCCAAACCCAAAAACTGGTACTGTAACAATGGATGTTGCAAAAGCAGTTCAAGAGGTGAAAGCTGGGAAAATCGATTTTAAAGTTGATAAAACTGGTATCGTTCATGCTGCAATAGGAAAAGTATCTTTTGATGCTGAGAAAATTGCAGAAAACGCAAAAGAAATTTTACAAACTGTTATTAAATTGAAACCAACCACTGCAAAAGGAACGTATTTAAGAAGTATCCATATTTCTAGTACAATGAGTCCTGCTGTAATTGTTGATGTTAAAACTGTTTAA
- the rplK gene encoding 50S ribosomal protein L11 — protein sequence MAKEISKLVRLQVKGGAANPSPPVGPALGSAGVNIMEFCKQFNARTQDKQGKVVPVVITVYKDKSFEFVTKTAPAALQLLEAAKVKSGSGEPNRKKVASVTWDQIKVIAEDKMADLNAFELTSAMKMIAGTARSMGLTVTGVAPN from the coding sequence ATGGCAAAGGAAATTAGTAAATTAGTTAGATTACAAGTAAAGGGAGGTGCAGCGAATCCATCGCCACCGGTTGGACCTGCTTTAGGATCTGCTGGAGTTAACATTATGGAATTCTGTAAACAGTTCAATGCAAGAACGCAAGACAAACAAGGAAAAGTTGTTCCTGTTGTGATTACTGTTTACAAAGACAAATCATTTGAATTTGTTACCAAAACAGCTCCTGCAGCATTACAATTACTAGAAGCAGCCAAGGTCAAAAGTGGTTCGGGTGAACCAAATAGAAAGAAAGTAGCATCTGTTACTTGGGATCAAATCAAAGTTATCGCAGAAGACAAAATGGCAGATTTAAATGCTTTTGAATTGACTTCAGCAATGAAAATGATTGCAGGTACAGCTCGTTCTATGGGATTAACAGTAACTGGTGTTGCACCAAATTAA